One Oncorhynchus clarkii lewisi isolate Uvic-CL-2024 chromosome 31, UVic_Ocla_1.0, whole genome shotgun sequence DNA segment encodes these proteins:
- the LOC139391055 gene encoding proteinase-activated receptor 4-like, translating into MSLFAPAGTPARTLLLLLSLSALLHGCSSSPTTEECTGMGVRLRSFKLVSNCNFTTLKDKQIQEVQAPTTVLYVPMLYLVAFTVGLPANLLALWVLLFRTKKMPSTILLINLTATDLMILMVLPFRIVYHFQGNDWVFGEPFCRVVTALFYGNMYGSVLCLAFIAVDRYVALVHPFGAKTLRSFRTSLYMSLGVWAVALAAMVPLLVSRQSYKLDEPSITTCHDALPEEEHENYFLPYFLTLFFLCFLLPLLVVLYCYGSVIRTLVAGGQRYAHAVRVTVLVLVVFVGCLLPSNILLLLHYSDSYLVDDGEDLYVPYMVSLAVSTLNSCIDPFIFYYVSDDFREKVRTVLCCRGDNGRDSTTGNQVSYSSTSKGTQRSKVTLLSKSSRSPVTSEGEVACR; encoded by the exons ATGAGTCTCTTTGCTCCAGCCGGGACTCCAGCCAGGACTCTGCtattgctgctctctctctctgctctcctccatggctgttcctcctctcccaccACGGAGGAGTGCACTGGCATGGGCGTCC GGCTGCGCTCCTTCAAGCTGGTGTCCAACTGCAACTTCACCACCCTGAAAGACAAACAGATCCAGGAGGTGCAGGCTCCCACCACCGTGCTCTACGTGCCCATGCTCTACCTGGTAGCCTTCACTGTGGGCCTCCCGGCTAACCTCCTGGCCCTGTGGGTCCTTCTGTTCCGTACCAAGAAGATGCCATCCACCATCCTCCTCATCAACCTCACCGCCACCGACCTCATGATACTGATGGTGCTCCCCTTCCGCATAGTCTATCACTTCCAGGGCAACGACTGGGTCTTCGGCGAGCCCTTCTGCCGCGTGGTCACGGCGCTCTTCTACGGCAACATGTATGGCTCGGTGCTGTGCCTGGCGTTCATCGCCGTCGACCGCTACGTGGCATTGGTGCACCCGTTCGGTGCCAAAACCCTCCGCAGCTTCCGCACCTCCCTTTACATGAGCCTGGGCGTGTGGGCGGTGGCGCTGGCCGCCATGGTGCCTCTCCTCGTCTCCCGCCAGTCCTACAAGCTGGACGAGCCGAGCATAACCACGTGCCACGACGCGTTGCCTGAGGAGGAGCATGAGAACTACTTCCTGCCCTACTTTCTCACACTCTTCTTTCTCTGCTTCCTGCTCCCCCTGCTGGTCGTCCTCTACTGCTACGGCTCCGTGATACGCACCCTAGTGGCGGGAGGCCAGCGCTACGCCCACGCTGTGCGCGTCACTGTGCTAGTGCTGGTAGTGTTCGTTGGCTGCCTGCTACCCAGCAACATCCTCCTTCTCCTGCACTACTCCGACTCCTACCTGGTGGATGACGGGGAGGACCTGTATGTGCCCTACATGGTTAGCCTAGCTGTTAGCACGTTGAACAGCTGCATCGACCCCTTCATCTTCTACTACGTCTCTGACGACTTCAGGGAAAAGGTCAGGACGGTGCTGTGTTGCCGCGGCGACAACGGGAGAGACTCGACCACGGGGAACCAGGTGTCCTATTCGTCCACCTCAAAGGGGACGCAAAGGTCAAAGGTGACACTGCTGTCCAAGTCTAGTCGGAGCCCGGTGACGTCAGAGGGGGAGGTAGCATGCAGATAG